In Treponema denticola, one genomic interval encodes:
- the miaA gene encoding tRNA (adenosine(37)-N6)-dimethylallyltransferase MiaA: MVPVLIFFRATASGKTSLASEIFSYKHSKDFSKEGGISALSACAEIISADSVQVYKHLHIGSASPSKEELEDLPHHLIAIKEPSEEFSAADFVKEADKLCPEIYKRGKLPVLMGGTAFFLKNFLYGLPVTPTADPKIREHFQKRAKEEGAGVLLEELKKIDPETAKRLHVHDEYRIIRAHEVFAASGKPLSSFALPENPREEYEFFILSIERTRSLLYERIEKRGDAMFAEGLYDEVKKLYEMGYTSESPGLKAIGYREFFDENKRLKPESDLEEISALIKRNTKHYAKRQETFFKTIPDVHRYFIEDKAEILRLYNDICGFYKKVF, encoded by the coding sequence GTGGTTCCCGTATTGATTTTTTTCCGAGCGACGGCTTCGGGAAAGACAAGCTTAGCTTCCGAAATATTTTCTTATAAACATTCAAAAGATTTCTCAAAAGAGGGCGGAATTTCGGCTCTTTCAGCTTGTGCCGAAATTATAAGCGCCGACTCGGTTCAGGTGTATAAACACCTGCATATCGGTTCGGCTTCTCCTTCCAAAGAAGAATTAGAAGACCTACCACATCATTTAATCGCTATAAAAGAGCCTTCCGAAGAATTTTCGGCAGCCGATTTTGTAAAAGAAGCAGATAAACTTTGTCCCGAAATATATAAGCGGGGAAAACTTCCGGTCTTGATGGGAGGGACGGCTTTTTTCTTAAAGAATTTTCTATACGGCCTCCCCGTTACGCCCACAGCCGACCCTAAAATCCGTGAGCATTTTCAAAAACGGGCAAAGGAAGAAGGGGCCGGCGTTCTTTTAGAAGAGCTAAAAAAAATAGACCCCGAGACGGCAAAGAGGCTCCATGTTCATGATGAATACAGAATAATAAGGGCTCACGAAGTTTTTGCTGCTTCAGGGAAGCCTTTAAGCTCTTTTGCCCTCCCCGAAAATCCAAGAGAAGAATACGAGTTTTTTATCTTAAGCATCGAAAGAACCCGCTCTCTCTTATACGAAAGAATCGAAAAGAGGGGCGATGCTATGTTTGCCGAGGGCCTATATGATGAAGTAAAAAAGCTTTATGAGATGGGCTATACAAGCGAAAGCCCCGGACTTAAAGCCATAGGCTACAGGGAATTTTTTGATGAAAATAAGCGTTTAAAACCGGAATCGGACTTGGAGGAAATCTCGGCCCTTATAAAACGAAATACCAAACACTACGCCAAGCGTCAAGAAACCTTTTTTAAAACAATCCCCGATGTTCACCGTTATTTTATAGAAGATAAGGCCGAAATATTAAGGCTTTATAATGATATTTGCGGGTTTTATAAGAAAGTTTTCTGA
- a CDS encoding DNA-directed RNA polymerase subunit omega, protein MIFPLEELIEFDDNIYEITCASTRRAYQLAKIQEPNAEKSGDKVVSAGAKQIFTGEVNYQIERHPEFN, encoded by the coding sequence ATGATATTTCCATTAGAAGAACTCATCGAGTTTGATGACAATATTTACGAGATTACATGCGCATCGACAAGAAGGGCCTATCAGCTGGCTAAAATCCAAGAGCCTAATGCCGAAAAAAGCGGAGACAAGGTTGTTTCAGCCGGAGCAAAGCAAATTTTTACCGGTGAAGTAAACTATCAGATAGAGCGTCATCCCGAATTCAACTAA